The Vicia villosa cultivar HV-30 ecotype Madison, WI linkage group LG1, Vvil1.0, whole genome shotgun sequence genome includes a region encoding these proteins:
- the LOC131620074 gene encoding uncharacterized protein LOC131620074, with protein MGGKCPHRKVKKRRLSHKTDRRARFLIKGDDMVYDELKKPEGERKALPVDEDLPGMGQHYCLHCDRFFANVSVRDDHFKTKKHRRRVKQMMGDAPHTQLDAELAAGMGMPDNGPKLMSM; from the exons ATGGGAGGCAAATGTCCGCACAGAAAGGTGAAGAAGAGAAGATTATCTCACAAAACCGATCGCCGTGCCAGATTCCTCATCAAAG GTGATGACATGGTTTATGATGAATTGAAGAAGCCTGAGGGAGAGAGAAAAGCTTTGCCtgttgatgaagatttgcctggaATGGGCCAGCACTATTGTCTTCACTGCGA TCGATTCTTTGCCAATGTATCTGTGAGGGATGATCATTTTAAGACCAAAAAACACAGGAGACg TGTGAAACAAATGATGGGTGATGCACCACACACTCAACTTGATGCTGAGTTAGCTGCAGGGATGGGAATGCCAGATAATGGACCAAAGTTAATGTCTATGTAA